Below is a genomic region from Streptomyces sp. NBC_00461.
TGGAGAACGGCGTCGAGGACGGCTGCTCACCATGGGCATGCCGCGGCGACGCCGAAGCGCTGACGCAAGACGACTTCGGGCTGGCCACGTGATACTCGACCTCTTCGCGGGGCCGGGCGGCTGGAGCAGGGCACTGCACGTCCTGGGCGTGCGCGACGTCGGGCTGGAATGGGACGAGTGGGCGTGCAAGACCCGATCCGCGGCTGGGCAGTTGACGATCCGCACCGACGTGGCGATGTATCCGACCTGGCCGTTCATCGGCCGCACCAGCGGCGTGATCGCGTCGCCGCCGTGTCAGGCGTGGAGCATGGCCGGCAAGCGCCTCGGCCTGCTCGACCAGCCGCTGGTGCACACGGCGGTCGAGGACCTGGCCGCCGGACGCGACACCCGCGAACGCCTCCTCGCCGCGTGCCGCGACGAGCGCTCCCTGCTCGCTGCCGAGCCGATGCGGTACCTGTACGCACTGAACACGGTCGGCGAGCCCGACTGGGTCGCCATGGAGGAAGTACCGGACGTCCTGCCCTTGTGGAAGCAGTACGCGGCCGTCCTACGCGGGTGGGGGTTCTCCGTCTGGTACGGGATCCTCAACGCTGCCGACTTCGGCGTCCCGCAGACCAGGAAGCGAGCGATCCTCCTGGCCTCCCGCGTACGCACGGCGCAGCCGCCCACGCCCACGCACGCCCAACTCGCCGAGCCGGAATCGCTGTTCGGTCCGGGCCGCGCCCGCTGGGTCAGCATGGCCGAAGCCCTGGGATGGGGCGCGACCGACCGGCCCGTCCCCACCGTCTGCGCAGGCGGCGGGCCCGGCGGCGGCCCCGAACCGTTCCCTTCGGGCTCCCGCAAGACGCTGTCCGACGCCCGGGAGCGCGGCACCTGGATGCCCCGGCCGGACGGGGTGGTCCTGCAGTCCCGCCGCGAAGGCGCCGGATGGGCGGCCCGGCACGGCACCCGCGACAACCGGGCCGCCGACGCTCCGGCGCCCACGTTCACCGCCGAGGCCCACCGCTGGTCCTGGTCCCTGCGCAGCAACAACCAGGCCAACGCCACCGTCCGCTCTATCCAGGAGCCGGCCGGCACGCTGTTCTTCGGGCGCGCCGCGCGAACGAGTGCACCTGGGTCGCCGAACCCGCCACACCTTCGGCCAAGGACAGCGATGCACCGGCCGTCCCCGAGCCGATCCGGATCACCGCCCGCGAGGCCGGCCTCCTGCAGACCTTCCCCGCCGACTACCCGCGGCTATCTAGGGGTGTCAGGTTGTTTCACTGGTCAGCAGCCTGCATGACCTTGAGCGACGTGAGGCACCAGGGTCGCAGGCGGAGGTACCGCATCCGGCACGTAATGAATCCGCCTGACGGCAGGTCGTCTGCGGGACAGCATCTGCCCGGGTGATCAACCGTGAGTGCGAATCCCCGGCTCAGGCCGCCGGAGGCTCGGCAGTGGGGCCGTCAGGACGACCGGTCCCGTTCACGCACCATGCTTCTCATCGCTTCACGGACCACGATCAGATCGTCCTGAGCCTCCTGCAAGGCCGCTGAAGAGGATCGGAGCGGCTAGGTGTGGTGTCTCGGGACGTTGGTTACACGACGTCTTCGAAGGTGAGCTGCTGCGGGATGTCGATGAGCGGTTCGGGCGGCTGGTCGAGGACGAGGCGGTAGTCGCTCCCGGCGGTCCGACTGATGGGTGGTCGGCCGCCGAGCGCGGCGTGGGGCCGGTCGTGGTTGTAGTAGTTCACGAACTCCGCGAGGGCGACGCGGCATTCATGCTCGGACGAGTAGTTGCGGACATAGGCCCACTCGCGGGCGAGGGTCCCGTTGTAGCGCTCGACCTTCCCGTTCGTGCGCGGGGTGTACGGACGGGTGCGCTTGTGCTTCGTACCGGTCGCGGAGAGTGCGTTCGCCCAGGTCGTAGAGCGGTAGCAGGAGCCGTTGTCGGTGAGGCAGCGGCGGATCGGGGTGATGCCGTGGGCGGCGAAGAAGGCGACGGCGCGGTGCCAGAACGCGACCGCGGTGACGGCCTTCTCGTCGTCCAAGGCCTCGGTGTAGGCGAGGCGCGAGTGGTCGTCGAGTGCCGAGTGCAGGTACGTGTATCCGACCTTGCCCGTGCCGGGGCCGGTGCGTTTGGAGGCGCGGGCGGCGTCGGTGCCGACGCCGTGCATGCGCCAGCCGCCGCCCTCGGGGATGCGTCCGAGCTTCTTGACGTCGACGTGGACCAGGTCGCCGGCGCGCTCGTGCTCGTAGCGGATGACCTCGCGCAGCTGCTCGCCGGTGGGCGGGTCCAGGTCGCGGAGCCGGTTGAGGCCTCGCCGCACGAGGATGCGGTGGACGGTGGCCAGCGCGACCGTGACGCCGTGCAGCCGCTTGAGGTCGGCGGCGAGCCGGGCGGGCCCGTGCTTGGTCTGCCGCCGCAGCGCCTCGACCAGATCGGCAAGCGGCTCGCTGGTGCGGGTCGGGCTGTGGTTCGGGCGGGAGGAGTGGTCGAGCAGCCCGTTCTCGCCGTGCGCGCGCCAGCGGGCGTACCATCGCCAGGCAGCGGCGGGAGATCCCCGCCTCGGCAGCGACGTGCGCGATCGGACGTCCGGCGTCCACGCGCTCGCATAATCGGCGACGCCCTTCCGGCGTCAGCGGAGCGTTGGGGTGCCCCGCCATATCGGGACACCGACGAAATGCGGTGCGGTGGGTGACGGAACGCTGCGCGGTCCTCGCCTCGTGGGCCGGCGCTTCATCGGGTGGCGGGGAGGGTGGGCAGGATGCGGGTCTGGAGGAGATCGAGGAAGACCTCAGGGCGTTTGTAGATGGCGAAGTGGCCGGCGTCTTCGATGAGGGTGAATGCCTTGACCGGTGCCTGGACGTCGTCGAAGTAGGCGCGGGCGCGAGCGGGTGTGTTCACCAGGTCGCAGGCGCCTTGGATGATGAAGAACGGGACGTCGAAGCGGGTGCCGTCGGCCCAGTCGTCGAAGGCCGCGGTGTCCGGCAGCACGACGGCGGAGACCATGAAGCTCTTGAAGAAGGTGACGATCTCGCGCAGCGAGTGCAGGGGCGAGTACCACAGCGACTTCATCACCACGGACTTCATCGCGGCGAACGTGTGGGGGTCGGTGGCGGAGGCAAAGCGGCTGAAGTGGCTGAACCGCTCGGCGCTCCAGCTCCGCTGGTCGGGGCCCATCTCGCGGACGGCGGCCAGTTCCTTCTGCTTGCCTGCCTGGGCCAGCCGGTCCAGAGCGGCGTAGTAGTCGGTGGTGTCCCGGCCGCCGTCGAAGATCTTCTGATCGGTGCCGATGTACGCGCTGACGAGGTGCGGGTGGGTGCGTGCGATGCGCATCGCAATGGCGCTGCCGAAGGAGCAGCCGAGCAGGATGACCTGCTGCACGCCGAGGCGCTCGCGGACGTGCTCCACCACCTCTACGGCGTCCTGCACCAGCCGCTCGAAGGACAACTTGCCCTGGCCGTCCGGCCCGGAGCGGCGCAGGGTCTTGCCGGTGCCGCGCATGTCCCAGCGCACCAGGGTGACGTAGCTCTCCCAGTCGCGGGAGACGCCCGCCAGGATCGAGTTGGACGAGCCGGGGCCGCCGTGCAGTTCCACGATGACCGGGTTGGCGCGGTCATCGCCGCGGATGTGGAGCCACTGATCGAGGCCGCCGATCGTGGCGAAGTACTGCTCGTCGATGCCGTGGCTGCCGGTGATGCGCAGCCGGCGGGCGCTGGCGGAGCGGACGAGCGCGCGGCGCCCGAGGAGGCCGACGGCCGGGGCGGCGACGGTGGCGCAGGCCGCCGTGGTGATGACGGTAGCGAGCATGGCGTCCTCCAGAGGATGCGGACCCAAAAACCGTGTACGTGCTACACGATTAATTTCTGTGTATCTTATACACAGTTGACTGGGGGGTGCGCAAGACCCCTGGCGGAAAGGAGGCCGGTGTGCCAGCGAACAAGGAGAGTGATCGCGACCCGGGCGCCAGCCTCGCGCTGCTGTGGGGAGCCGCCGACGACCGTCCGCGGCGCGGGCCCAAGCCGAAGTTCACGCCCGCCCAAGTGGCCCGCCGCGGCATCGAGATCGCCGACGCCGAAGGGCTCGAGGCCCTGTCCATGCAGCGGGTGGCCGAGCTGCTCGGGGTCACCACGATGGCCCTGTACCGCTACGTCCCGGGCAAGCCCGACCTCATCGACCTGATGGTCGACACGGTGCTCAGCGATCCGCCCGACCTCACCCGCGTCCGGGGCGGCTGGCGCCCTCGCCTCGAAGCCTGGGCCCGCGCCTGC
It encodes:
- a CDS encoding alpha/beta fold hydrolase, whose translation is MLATVITTAACATVAAPAVGLLGRRALVRSASARRLRITGSHGIDEQYFATIGGLDQWLHIRGDDRANPVIVELHGGPGSSNSILAGVSRDWESYVTLVRWDMRGTGKTLRRSGPDGQGKLSFERLVQDAVEVVEHVRERLGVQQVILLGCSFGSAIAMRIARTHPHLVSAYIGTDQKIFDGGRDTTDYYAALDRLAQAGKQKELAAVREMGPDQRSWSAERFSHFSRFASATDPHTFAAMKSVVMKSLWYSPLHSLREIVTFFKSFMVSAVVLPDTAAFDDWADGTRFDVPFFIIQGACDLVNTPARARAYFDDVQAPVKAFTLIEDAGHFAIYKRPEVFLDLLQTRILPTLPATR